From a region of the Cyclopterus lumpus isolate fCycLum1 chromosome 5, fCycLum1.pri, whole genome shotgun sequence genome:
- the psma5 gene encoding proteasome subunit alpha type-5, translated as MFLTRSEYDRGVNTFSPEGRLFQVEYAIEAIKLGSTAIGIQTSEGVCLAVEKRITSPLMEPNSIEKIVEIDSHIGCAMSGLIADAKTLIDKARVETQNHWFTYNETMTVESVTQAVSNLALQFGEEDADPGAMSRPFGVALLFGGVDEKGPQLYHMDPSGTFVQCDARAIGSASEGAQSSLQEVYHKSMTLKDAIKSSLTILKQVMEEKLNATNIELATVEPGKTFHMYSKEELEDVIKDI; from the exons ATGTTTTTGACCAGATCGGAATATGACAG GGGTGTGAACACATTCTCTCCTGAAGGGAGATTGTTCCAGGTTGAATATGCCATAGAGGCCATCAAA TTGGGCTCCACAGCCATCGGTATCCAGACATCAGAGGGGGTCTGTCTGGCTGTGGAAAAGAGGATTACCTCACCGCTGATGGAGCCCAACAGCATTGAAAAGATTGTGGAGATTGACAGTCACATCG GTTGCGCCATGAGTGGCTTAATAGCTGATGCCAAGACTCTAATTGACAAAGCAAGAGTGGAAACCCAG AACCACTGGTTTACATACAATGAGACGATGACCGTGGAGAGTGTGACTCAGGCTGTGTCCAACCTGGCGCTGCAATTTGGAGAGGAGGACGCTGATCCCGGTGCCATG AGTCGACCATTCGGTGTTGCACTTCTATTCGGGGGAGTTGATGAAAAAGGACCCCAGCT GTACCACATGGACCCATCAGGAACCTTTGTGCAGTGTGATGCTCGGGCCATCGGCTCAGCTTCTGAGGGAGCACAGAGCTCTCTGCAAGAAGTTTACCACAAG TCTATGACATTAAAAGATGCCATCAAGTCGTCTCTCACCATTCTGAagcaggtgatggaggagaagcTAAATGCCACCAACATTGAG CTGGCGACAGTAGAGCCCGGGAAGACCTTCCACATGTATTCCAAAGAGGAACTGGAGGATGTAATTAAGGATATCTAA